Within Candidatus Rokuibacteriota bacterium, the genomic segment GGCCACGAAAGTCGCGGCCAAGATGGCCAAGAAAGCGGCCCAGCCGTGTGCCGCGAAGCAGCCGTGCGCCGCGAAGCAGCCGTGTGCCCCTAAGAAGTAGCCGACCAGCTGGTCTCAGGGGGCCGTCCCTGCTCTCGACAGGGTCGGCTCCCTGAGATCCTCGGAGGGGGGCTTCGCCCCCCTTCCGAACCTCCCCCCTCGGTTGCGCGGGCGAAGCCCGCGCTCGAAGGGCATTAGCCCGACACACTGCTAAGGCTCGCGGCTGTCCCGGCTTCACACCGGGCGGGTTCGCCACCGCCGGTGCACCCAGAACCACTGCTCGGGCCAGCGCCGCACGGCATCCTCGACGCACCGGGTGAAGGCGGCGGTGTAGGCCACGATGTCGTGTCGGTGATCCCCGGTCCGGGGCGGCGGGACTTCGGGCTCGATCACGACCCGGTGACTGCCGTCCGCTTCCCGATGGATGAAGACCGGGAGCACCGGTGCCCCGGACCTGAGCGCGAGGAGGGCGAGGCTCTTGGAGGTCGAAGCCGGGCGGCCGAAGAACGGGACGAAGACGCCCTCCCGACGCGTGGCGTTCTGGTCGAGCAGGATCCCCACCATCCGCTGGCGACGGAGCGCGTCGAGGACCTCCCGGAGCGCGCGGTGCTTCCGGATCACCCCGGCGCCGCTTCGCTCCCGGGCACGGGTCACCAGCCGGTCCAGGAGGGACGAGTCCAGCGGACGGACGACGATGCTCAGCGGATGGCCGGACAGGCCATGGGTCGCGGCGAGGAGCTCCCAGTTTCCGAGGTGAGCGGTCAACAGGAGCACGCCCTTCCCCCGCGCCATGGCAGCGTTCAGATGGTGCAGGCCCTCCACCCGCACCCGGGACAACGCCGCGGCCGGGGAGGCGAAGAGGGAGGCGCAGACCTCCACGGCGGTCATCCCCAGGTGCTCGAAGCTGCCACGGCAGAGGCGATCCAGCTCGTCGCTCCCCCGCTCGCCGCCGAACGCGAGCGCCAGGTTCTCTCCGGCGAGAGCCCGGCGCCCGGCGAGGGTCCAATACGCGAGGCTACCGAGACGGCGGCCGAGCCAGAGCAGGAGGGGGAGCGGAAGCAGGCGAAGGCTGCGCGCGAGAACCCGGAGAGCGCTCTCGGCGATCCGGACCGCCAAGACGGCGCCGGGGGCTCCGCTTACCCGAGGATCAGCAATACCTTGGCCACTCCCCAGGCGATCAGCCCGCAGACCGGGAAGGTGAGGATCCACGCGGTCACGATCTCGCCGCCCACGCCCCAGCGCACGGCCGAAAGCCGGCGCGTGCTGCCGACACCCATGATCGACATGTTGATGGTGTGGGTCGTGCTCAAGGGGATGCCGAGGCGCGAGGCCAGCTCGATCGCGCTCGCCGCGGCCGTCTCGGCGGCGAAGCCGTGAACCGGCTCGAGCTTGGTGAGCCGGAGCCCCATGGTCTTCACGATTCGCCAGCCACCGACGGCGGTTCCC encodes:
- a CDS encoding lysophospholipid acyltransferase family protein translates to MAVRIAESALRVLARSLRLLPLPLLLWLGRRLGSLAYWTLAGRRALAGENLALAFGGERGSDELDRLCRGSFEHLGMTAVEVCASLFASPAAALSRVRVEGLHHLNAAMARGKGVLLLTAHLGNWELLAATHGLSGHPLSIVVRPLDSSLLDRLVTRARERSGAGVIRKHRALREVLDALRRQRMVGILLDQNATRREGVFVPFFGRPASTSKSLALLALRSGAPVLPVFIHREADGSHRVVIEPEVPPPRTGDHRHDIVAYTAAFTRCVEDAVRRWPEQWFWVHRRWRTRPV